A genome region from Populus alba chromosome 5, ASM523922v2, whole genome shotgun sequence includes the following:
- the LOC118036697 gene encoding mitochondrial uncoupling protein 5: MGVKGFVEGGIASIVAGCSTHPLDLIKVRMQLQGESLPNPQQVHSLRPAYAFNSAAIPHNSVHIPPPPLPRVGPISAGVRIFQSEGVAALFSGVSATVLRQTLYSTTRMGLYDILKQKWTNPDSGNMPLLSKITAGLIAGGIGAAVGNPADVAMVRMQADGRLPSSQRRNYNSVIDAITRMSKQEGVASLWRGSSLTVNRAMIVTASQLASYDQIKEMILENGTMKDGLGTHVTASFAAGFVAAAASNPVDVIKTRVMNMKVEPGKVAPYSGAIDCAMKTVKAEGIMALYKGFIPTISRQGPFTVVLFVTLEQVRELLKDF, translated from the coding sequence ATGGGTGTCAAGGGTTTTGTTGAAGGAGGTATCGCTTCAATTGTTGCTGGGTGCTCCACTCACCCTTTGGATCTCATCAAGGTCCGTATGCAACTCCAAGGCGAAAGTTTACCCAACCCACAACAAGTTCACAGTCTCCGCCCTGCTTATGCCTTCAACTCCGCCGCAATCCCTCATAATTCCGTCCACATCCCTCCACCACCACTACCGCGTGTGGGGCCAATTTCTGCCGGCGTCCGCATCTTCCAGTCCGAAGGTGTCGCCGCTCTCTTCTCCGGCGTCTCCGCCACGGTCCTCCGCCAGACTCTCTACTCCACCACGCGCATGGGACTCTATGATATTCTGAAGCAAAAATGGACCAATCCGGACTCAGGAAACATGCCGCTGTTGAGCAAAATAACAGCCGGTTTAATCGCCGGAGGGATCGGAGCTGCTGTTGGTAATCCAGCTGATGTGGCAATGGTTAGAATGCAAGCAGACGGGCGTTTACCTTCGTCCCAACGGCGGAACTATAACAGTGTGATTGACGCCATTACGAGAATGTCGAAGCAGGAAGGTGTTGCTAGCCTGTGGCGAGGGTCATCTCTTACGGTGAACCGCGCGATGATCGTGACAGCATCGCAATTGGCATCGTATGATCAGATTAAAGAAATGATTTTGGAGAATGGAACGATGAAGGATGGGTTGGGGACTCATGTGACGGCGAGTTTTGCAGCGGGTTTTGTGGCGGCGGCGGCGTCGAACCCGGTAGATGTGATTAAAACCAGGGTCATGAATATGAAAGTGGAGCCAGGGAAAGTTGCGCCTTACAGTGGAGCAATTGATTGTGCAATGAAGACAGTGAAAGCTGAAGGTATCATGGCCCTTTACAAGGGCTTTATACCTACAATTTCAAGACAGGGTCCTTTTACTGTGGTTTTGTTTGTGACTCTTGAGCAGGTTAGGGAGTTGCTCAAAGATTTCTAA